A window from Citrus sinensis cultivar Valencia sweet orange chromosome 5, DVS_A1.0, whole genome shotgun sequence encodes these proteins:
- the LOC102628974 gene encoding uncharacterized protein LOC102628974, with product MEALISQFTFLSNQACQDKGFDPYAIEDLMKLFEIEAYNSWAAVELQQEREAEEAEITMQKAEDYLDSAMEDAMDEFRMFEEEMVRIEKEEYGGLVETAEKARKMGKFMEKAATFASNKYIEAAMNSASASMKAAFKGVSNRVHPS from the coding sequence atggAAGCCCTAATTTCCCAGTTCACTTTCCTCTCAAACCAAGCTTGCCAAGACAAAGGCTTTGATCCGTATGCCATTGAGGACTTGATGAAACTGTTTGAGATCGAAGCATACAACTCGTGGGCAGCAGTGGAGCTCCAGCAAGAAAGAGAAGCCGAAGAAGCTGAAATCACCATGCAAAAGGCCGAAGATTATCTTGATTCGGCCATGGAAGACGCCATGGATGAGTTCAGAATGTTTGAGGAAGAAATGGTGAGAATCGAGAAAGAAGAATATGGTGGTTTGGTTGAGACGGCTGAGAAAGCTAGGAAGATGGGGAAGTTCATGGAAAAAGCAGCAACTTTTGCTTCCAACAAGTATATTGAGGCTGCCATGAATTCTGCTTCTGCTTCTATGAAAGCTGCTTTTAAGGGTGTTTCCAATAGGGTTCATCCTTCCtga
- the LOC102628704 gene encoding transmembrane emp24 domain-containing protein p24delta3-like, translating to MAKIANVHGEVLFPVFFAFYFTINAIVSDAIWLNLPATGTKCVSEEIQNNVVVLADYVVVSDDHSHSPTISVKVTSPYGNNLHNRENVTYGQFAFTTHEAGNYLACFWVDGHNPGGGDVSVNIDWKTGIAAKDWESVARKEKLEGVELELRKLEGAVEAIHENLLYLKTKEAEMREVSEKTNSRVAWYSLMSLGVCIVVSGVQVWHLKRFFQKKKLI from the exons ATGGCGAAGATTGCTAACGTGCACGGGGAGGTGTTGTTCCCTGTCTTCTTTGCCTTCTATTTCACGATTAACGCTATAGTGAGCGACGCCATATGGTTGAATCTACCGGCGACGGGAACCAAATGCGTGTCGGAGGAAATCCAGAACAACGTCGTCGTTTTGGCCGATTACGTCGTCGTTTCCGATGATCACTCACATAGCCCCACCATCTCCGTCAAG GTGACATCACCATATGGGAACAATCTTCACAACAGGGAGAATGTGACATATGGTCAGTTTGCTTTCACGACTCATGAAGCTGGCAACTACCTGGCATGTTTTTGGGTGGATGGCCATAATCCAGGAGGTGGAGATGTAAGCGTCAATATTGACTGGAAAACTGGAATTGCAGCTAAGGATTGGGAATCAGTTGCAAGAAAAGAGAAACTTGAA GGCGTGGAGCTTGAACTGAGGAAACTTGAAGGGGCAGTAGAGGCCATCCATGAGAATCTACTTTATCTCAAGACCAA GGAAGCAGAGATGAGGGAAGTAAGTGAAAAAACAAATTCCAGAGTGGCATGGTACAGTCTCATGTCCTTGGGAGTCTGCATTGTGGTTTCAGGTGTGCAGGTGTGGCACTTGAAGCGATTCTTTCAGAAGAAGAAACTTATCTAA
- the LOC102628205 gene encoding F-box protein At1g10780 isoform X1 produces the protein MDSLPDAIVQYVLSHMKNARDVAVCNCVSKRWKESIPYLKSLYFPRNSFDNQSCDNSPDDIVLKMIYSIVCLEELVVYTPFSKAGLDSWLMLAGSTLKHLELRMDNLADYQGCLENPSKLDCISRAKNLESLKLWGVLMVSSPKWDVFHKLQNVEIVGARLEDPALSTALRACPNLTNLLLLGCEGVRSVSIELPHLEQCKLDFYGLGNCSLSVSCPKIQFLEVQGCSWIRVQETNCLRNLSISNNAGRVYMVDFGKLVALESLTLRGVQWCWDAISKMLYWASEVKHLYMKVEFTGDFDTLQPFPEVDFVEFFNNHPKLQKFDIHGAMFAALCQKNSLKNVESGFVIPCLEEVVVTVRSPLNAEQKMSTLESLLKYGKNLKTMVIRILQMKSSHSSSDDFFDEICRFRCMNRKIVRIE, from the exons ATGGACTCGCTTCCAGATGCGATTGTTCAATACGTTTTATCACACATGAAAAATGCCAGGGACGTTGCAGTTTGTAACTGTGTATCCAAGAGATGGAAGGAATCGATTCCTTACCTTAAAAGTCTGTATTTTCCACGAAACTCTTTTGATAACCAGAGTTGTGATAACAGTCCTGATGACATTGTGCTGAAGATGATATATTCTATTGTTTGTTTAGAGGAGCTTGTCGTGTATACCCCATTCTCTAAGGCAGGCCTTGACTCGTGGCTAATGCTTGCTGGCTCTACCCTCAAACATCTAGAGCTTCGAATGGATAATCTTGCTGATTATCAAGGGTGCCTGGAGAACCCCTCGAAATTGGATTGCATTAGCAGAGCAAAAAATTTGGAGTCACTCAAGCTTTGGGGAGTGCTAATGGTTAGTTCTCCCAAGTGGGATGTTTTTCATAAGCTTCAGAACGTTGAAATTGTTGGTGCAAGACTGGAGGATCCAGCATTGTCCACTGCACTAAGGGCATGTCCTAATTTGACCAACTTGTTGCTGCTTGGCTGCGAAGGGGTCAGGTCAGTTTCGATTGAGTTGCCACATTTGGAGCAGTGTAAGCTGGATTTTTATGGCTTAGGTAACTGCTCACTTTCTGTTTCATGTCCGAAGATCCAATTCCTTGAGGTTCAAGGCTGTAGTTGGATTAGGGTTCAAGAGACAAACTGCTTGAGGAATCTGTCAATTTCCAATAATGCAG GGAGGGTCTACATGGTCGATTTTGGAAAGCTTGTGGCTCTTGAGTCCTTGACCTTAAGAGGGGTTCAGTGGTGTTGGGATGCAATTAGCAAAATGCTTTATTGGGCAAGTGAGGTGAAGCATCTATACATGAAGGTTGAATTCACTGGGGACTTTGATACACTTCAGCCCTTTCCGGAGGTTGACTTCGTTGAATTCTTTAATAACCACCCTAAATTGCAGAAGTTTGATATCCATGGGGCAATGTTCGCTGCTCTTTGCCAAAAGAACAGCCTGAAAAAT GTAGAATCAGGATTTGTGATTCCATGTCTGGAGGAGGTGGTGGTCACAGTAAGATCACCTTTAAATGCTGAACAGAAAATGAGCACTCTTGAGTCACTGTTGAAGTATGGGAAAAATTTGAAGACAATGGTAATACGAATTCTTCAAATGAAGAGCAGCCACAGCAGTTCAGATGATTTCTTTGACGAGATTTGCCGGTTTAGATGCATGAATCGCAAAATAGTTCGTATTGAATAG
- the LOC102628205 gene encoding F-box protein At1g10780 isoform X2 → MDSLPDAIVQYVLSHMKNARDVAVCNCVSKRWKESIPYLKKELVVYTPFSKAGLDSWLMLAGSTLKHLELRMDNLADYQGCLENPSKLDCISRAKNLESLKLWGVLMVSSPKWDVFHKLQNVEIVGARLEDPALSTALRACPNLTNLLLLGCEGVRSVSIELPHLEQCKLDFYGLGNCSLSVSCPKIQFLEVQGCSWIRVQETNCLRNLSISNNAGRVYMVDFGKLVALESLTLRGVQWCWDAISKMLYWASEVKHLYMKVEFTGDFDTLQPFPEVDFVEFFNNHPKLQKFDIHGAMFAALCQKNSLKNVESGFVIPCLEEVVVTVRSPLNAEQKMSTLESLLKYGKNLKTMVIRILQMKSSHSSSDDFFDEICRFRCMNRKIVRIE, encoded by the exons ATGGACTCGCTTCCAGATGCGATTGTTCAATACGTTTTATCACACATGAAAAATGCCAGGGACGTTGCAGTTTGTAACTGTGTATCCAAGAGATGGAAGGAATCGATTCCTTACCTTAAAA AGGAGCTTGTCGTGTATACCCCATTCTCTAAGGCAGGCCTTGACTCGTGGCTAATGCTTGCTGGCTCTACCCTCAAACATCTAGAGCTTCGAATGGATAATCTTGCTGATTATCAAGGGTGCCTGGAGAACCCCTCGAAATTGGATTGCATTAGCAGAGCAAAAAATTTGGAGTCACTCAAGCTTTGGGGAGTGCTAATGGTTAGTTCTCCCAAGTGGGATGTTTTTCATAAGCTTCAGAACGTTGAAATTGTTGGTGCAAGACTGGAGGATCCAGCATTGTCCACTGCACTAAGGGCATGTCCTAATTTGACCAACTTGTTGCTGCTTGGCTGCGAAGGGGTCAGGTCAGTTTCGATTGAGTTGCCACATTTGGAGCAGTGTAAGCTGGATTTTTATGGCTTAGGTAACTGCTCACTTTCTGTTTCATGTCCGAAGATCCAATTCCTTGAGGTTCAAGGCTGTAGTTGGATTAGGGTTCAAGAGACAAACTGCTTGAGGAATCTGTCAATTTCCAATAATGCAG GGAGGGTCTACATGGTCGATTTTGGAAAGCTTGTGGCTCTTGAGTCCTTGACCTTAAGAGGGGTTCAGTGGTGTTGGGATGCAATTAGCAAAATGCTTTATTGGGCAAGTGAGGTGAAGCATCTATACATGAAGGTTGAATTCACTGGGGACTTTGATACACTTCAGCCCTTTCCGGAGGTTGACTTCGTTGAATTCTTTAATAACCACCCTAAATTGCAGAAGTTTGATATCCATGGGGCAATGTTCGCTGCTCTTTGCCAAAAGAACAGCCTGAAAAAT GTAGAATCAGGATTTGTGATTCCATGTCTGGAGGAGGTGGTGGTCACAGTAAGATCACCTTTAAATGCTGAACAGAAAATGAGCACTCTTGAGTCACTGTTGAAGTATGGGAAAAATTTGAAGACAATGGTAATACGAATTCTTCAAATGAAGAGCAGCCACAGCAGTTCAGATGATTTCTTTGACGAGATTTGCCGGTTTAGATGCATGAATCGCAAAATAGTTCGTATTGAATAG